From the genome of Sphingobacterium sp. UGAL515B_05:
CAAAAAATCAGCAGACGCAGACCAAATACCTGCAAGATGCATCTTACCTGCGCCTCAAAAATGTGACGCTGGGCTATTCCTTCCAGCCGAATATCTTACGTAAATTAAAACTATCCAATGCGCAGGTATTCCTCAGCGGCGAAAATCTATTTTTCTTTTCACCGATCAAAGGAAGTTATGACCCTGAGGCAGCTGCTGGCGGCGGGGCCATGATCTATCCGTTCTCAAGGACCTATTCATTTGGAATCACTTTAACGTATTAAACCTACAGCAATGAAAAAATATTCTATTCCTATCCTTTTCTCCCTAGCCATCGCCTTCCAGTCCTGCAACGACAGTTTTTTGGATCGGCTACCGACAACAGATTTAAATGATGGCCTTTATTGGAATTCCGAAGATGACCTGAAAGCCTATGCCAATGGCATCTATAATCAGGCGGGAAACAATGCCGACTATATGTTTTTCCTCGGTTTCACCAATACTGCCTTTGGCAGTGCAACACATGCGGTTGTGCCGATTGAGTCACAGACGGACAACCATGGTTCGCGCGCTTCCGAACACGAGACATTTATCCGTCGTGCGGCAGGTCAGCAGACGGTCCCGAGTGATGCGGGCCAAGGTGGCTGGTTGTGGCCATTTCTACGCGTTTGTAATGTCATGCTAGCCAACTATCAACATGTGCCTATTGCCGAATCGATTAAAAATCAATACGCCGGCGAGGCCCTCTTTTTCCGCGCTTGGTTCTATCTCGATAAAGTACAAAACTATGGCGACGTACCTTATGTCTCCACACCGCTGAATACCGATTCACCACAGCTTTTCGACAAACGTACACCCCGCAAGCAGGTGATGGATTCTGTCTTGCGTGATATCAATCTGGCTATTGAATATCTACCGACAAGCTGGACGAATGGTGCCGGCCGCATTACCAAGTATACCGCATTGGCCCTCAAGTCGAGACTGGCACTTTACGAAGGGACCTATCGCAAATACCATGGGCTGGGTGATGCCGAAAACTACCTCCGCGAATCACTCGATGCCTCCGAGAAGTTGATGGCAAGCAATGTTTACAAAATCTACAACACAGGTAAACCAAAATCAGATTACCGTTCGCTCTTTATCAATTCGGAGCTGGCAAGCAATCCCGAAATCATTATGGCCCGTAATTATGTCAAAGGTATTTTGACCCACAATATGAGCGGTTATGTACAGACACTGAATGCGGGCCCTACACGTGATTTTGTTGAGGACTTCCTTTGCATCGAATCCGATGGCAGCGCAAAACCCATCGGCTTAAGCAGCATATACAACGATGCGACTATCGAAAACGTATTTAACAACCGCGATGCGCGCCTTGCACAGATCGTCCTCGACCCCCGCGAAGAGCAGGCGATATTCCGTTCCAATGTGGGCTATCCACGGCTATTGGGTATGGGGGGCGACATCAGTGCAACAGGTTATCACCTGATCAAATATTTCGATTATGACCAACGGCAGCTGGCAACCAATTCAGATACCGACGCCCCTATTTTCAGGTATGCAGAGATTCTACTGAATTACGCCGAAGCAAAGGCTGAGCTGGGAAGCTTATCGCAAACAGACCTCGATCGCTCCATCAATCTGCTGCGCGACAGAGCCGGAATGCCAAAGCTGCAGCTTAATCCACCAATGGACCCGAAATACGCTGGCGAGGGCATCTCATCCAATTTGGTGGAGATCCGTAGGGAGCGCCGGATCGAGCTTTGCTATGAGCAGACCCGTTTTCAGGATCTCATGCGCTGGAAAAAGGGTTCCTATCTGGCAAAAAAAGTACTGGGTATCCGATTTGAAGACAGCGACCGCAACAGTCCACGCTTTGCCAAAGTATCGAGCAGTGTCAAAACCGTCGACGTAGGTGGCAAGAAATACATCGACGTATATGCAGGTTCAGATTTTGTTAATCGCGTGTTCGACGAAGACAAATATTACCTCATGCCACTTCCGATCAATGTATTATCAAAAAATCCAGCCTTAGGGCAAAATCCAAAATGGTAAAAAAGGCCAATGAACAAACGACAAAATCAGCTTAAAGGGATTGTCCAAAAGATCCTCATAAGTACCCTTATGCTAATTAGCGGGCAGGCCATGAGCCAGCCCGCTCCTTGGTTTACCGACAGTAAATTCGGTTTGTTTCTGCACTGGGGGCTCTATTCCCAGACCGCGGGCGACTGGAATGGACATCCCACCAAAGGCGGTGAGCATTTTATGCTTTACGAACGCATACCCGTCAAGACCTATGCAAAGATCGCCGATCAGTTTAATCCAACAGGCTTCGATGCCAACCACTGGGCACAGATGGCCCACGATGCCGGCATGAAATACCTGGTGATCACGGCCAAGCACCATGATGGGTTTGCGATGTACAATTCGGCCGTCAGCGACTATAATATCGTCAAGAGTACCCCTTGGGCAAAAGATCCGATGAAGGAGCTTGCTGCAGCCTGTAAGAAATATGGTCTCAAGCTCTGCTTCTATTATTCCCTCGGGCGCGACTGGGAGAACCCCGATGTGCCCACCAACTGGCCTACCAAAGCCGGGCGCAGCAATACCTGGGACTATCCCGACGAAGATGCCAAAGACCTCAACAAATACGTCGAAAACAAGGTCAAACCGCAACTGCGCGAATTGCTGACACAGTATGGTCCTATCGGTATTATCTGGTTTGATACTCCCGAGCTGATCACCAAAAAACAAAGTCAGGAAATCAAAGATCTGATCCATTCCATCCAGCCCGACTGTATCATCAACAGCCGGATAGGCAATGGGCTTGGCGATTATGCTGTTGTTGAGCAGTCGCTTGTTTCTACTGCCCGGAAGAACTGGGAAGCCTGCATCACGATGAGTGAAAACTGGGGTTACAATAGACATGACACAAAATGGAAAAGCCCCGAGCTGCTGGTTCGCAACCTTATTGAAGTCGTGAGCAAGGGGGGCAACCTGCTGCTCAATGTCGGCCCCAAAGGTGATGGCACCTGGCCAGTTGAAAGTCAGGAAAATCTTCGCATCATTGGACACTGGATGAAGACCAATGGTGAAGCGATTTACGGTACGACGGTCTGGAACAGAGCCAAACAAGCGCTGCATACCTTGCCGTCGGACAACAAAGTAACCGAAAAGGATAAAGCCAGTATGAAAGATGCTGTGAATGATGCAACGTCGAAAGAAATCGTGTCAGACTACCGCTTTACGCAGAAAGGGAAAAATGTTTATCTTTTTGTGCGTAGTCCTTCAACCGCTACGATCGACGTCCCGGAGCTTGCAAAAAGTAGCCTCGAGATCAAAAGTTTAGCGCTTCTGGGCAGTTCCTCAAAGGTCAAATGGACACAAGGGAGAGATGCGCTACAGCTGTCTTTACCCACTGTCAAAGACCCAGAAATCCCGATTTACGTATACAAGATCGAAACGAAATAGCCCAGCGCCTATTTCACCAATCGTCTTACTCCCTTTAACAATAAGCTCCCTGATCATTAAATTATCAGGGAGCTTTTACGATTAACAAAGAACCTCAAACCATTATTCATCCAGGTGCAACGAATCGTAAGCCAAAGCGATCGGATATAAATCCACAGAAAAGAGCAGTCTTAAAATGTGCATCTTTGCTTCAACGACAAAAGACAAAGCACACACATGAAAAAATATATTATCGTATTCAGTCTATCCATACTTACGTTAAGCGTCTCGGCGCAGAAGAAAAAGAAAAAACAGGGCCCGCCACCCGTGGTGAAACCCATCCCCGAGCCACCAAAAGTGATCGAACAGGCAGGTACTTCGGAAAGCATGCCTGTTATGATATCCATGCCCATGCGAGCAGCAGATCAGGTGCGCATCAAAAAGACGGATGGGCAAGAACTGAATCTGGAGAAACTGGAGGAATTAGTAAGCACAGACCTAGCTCAGGTAAAAACCTTATCCCTGGGTTCTTCCATCTCCGGAAAGAAGCTCAGCAGCGAAATCCTGCAAAAGATTATGGACGAAGGCAATCAAATGGAGTCACTGGAAATTAGCAATCTAGACATCAGCACATTTCCTGAAATCACAGCCGCCCATCCTAAACTTAAAAAGATCGCGTTAAGCAGAAATAATCTCAGTATACTTCCCGCAAGCATTTCCAATCTGACAGCGTTGGAAGAATTTGACTGCAATAATCCCTTGACGGGTTTGCCTTCAACCTTTGCACAACTCAAAAACTTAAAACAGCTCGGGCTCAACGGGAATCTGTTCAGCACTTTTCCCAAAGAAATTTTTAGTTTGAACAAGCTGTCATTCCTATACCTTTCGGGCAATTACAAAGGTGAGACCAAGCTGACAGATCTGCCCGATCTATTTGAGCAGTTGCCCGAATTAAAAGAACTCGGCGTAGAACATGCGGGGCTATCGACACTGCCAAAATCTATTGCTGCATTAAAAAAACTAGAAAAGGCCAATTTTTCTTTCAATCAATTTACAAGTTTCCCCGCCGCATTGTACAATAATCCCAAACTGGTGTTTGTACCATTTACAAACAATCCCCTGCAATGGGAACCGTTTTTGGCTTCTGTCAAAAAAATAAAATGGAGCGGTCTCTTCTTTTTGAACGATACGGGGCTTAGCAAAAAACAGTACGAACAGGTACAGCAGATCCTGAGCAAGACGGATGTCTATTATGATGAGATGAATGATTAAATCTTATAGTTAGCCCAAAAGATAATTTTTGGGCTAAAAGAAGTTCGTTTAGAAATTTCTTTTTCGTCATCAATTCAAGTAATCTAAAACCTGTTGTTAATTTATCAATTGCAATCAAACCTTGTCAAAACCGATTGACTAAATGTCGTTCTTTTCATACCCAGTCTGTCACCCCCAGGAACTATATCATCAATTAAATTGAAGTAAATAGACGCCTTAGTGCTGTAAATTTTTATCTTCAAAATTTTATTCTCGCTATCATAATTGAGCCAATTATCATAAAAAAGAAACTCGCGATTAAAGTGAAAAGAGCAATTGTTCTTTTTACATAGACCTGCGATTTACTTAGACTTTTATAGTATTTCTCAAATACAGGATTTCTCACGGTTTGTTCAATGGGTGAACGGCCAATTAAAATGACTAAAAAAACACAAAATCCAATTTCAGCATCTTTTTTACCACTTGACAAAGTACGTTCTTCTTCTTTAAATTCTAATAAACTTAAGCGGCTTTCAATATACTTTTCCAAGATTTAAAAGAGCACCTTCGCATGGAGGCTTTGTGTCTCTTTCTTAGCATAGTCGGAAATTTCTATCGTATCATTTAGAAATAATATGTTGGCTCTAGCGTTGAAGTACCAGTCTTCTTTAACTTTTCTTCTATCGACAATAGATCATATACCCGTTCGAGTCCCAATCCTGGAGCTGAAAAGTAGTAGAAACCAGGGGCCTGACTGTTTTCTAAATACTTCTTTTCATCCTGTTTATTCTTTGCAATGACCTTTAAAGTATCCTGGTCTATCTTATAAATTCCATAGGGTTTTTCCTTTGCAATTTTATCGAAATATTTAAGATTTGGGCAGTCTGGCAAAATGCTATCCCCAGTAACAAACACACTATCAATTATTCTACTATGATCTTTTGTTGTGCAATACCATCCTTTCTTCCCGCCCGGCATTCCGATCGCTCTATCGTATATGTACAATTTATTATTTTGAACAATATAGTTACCGTTATCGGTATCTTTCAAAAGATAATATACCGCATCCTTTCCCGTGGAATACCTCAATACCAACAATATATTATAATCTTGTAAAAACGGGCCATTATTAATCATGGGGATTAATGTTAGCGAGCTATCAGCATTAGTCCAAACAACGTGGTTATTATTTTCATATCTATTAAGATCGGTCGCTGTAACCCTCCGAAAAGAATCTTGACGACAACCTATTGTTAAACTCAAAAAACCAATAATCATCAGTTTCCATAATACTTTCTTTAAAATCATATTTCTCTGTTAATGATACTTCAAATTAAAAGTAAACCTTGTTCATCGCGTTACCTGTATGTTTGTACCGCAATCCCAGATTAGGCTTTACTTTAACATTGCTCCTTTATCTCCGATGCTACATCCGAAAAATCTTTCCACTCCAAATGCGAATAAATATCCTTGACCACACCTATCTTATTGAAAACTGAGTTAAAATAGCCCTCATTTAATACAGCCTGGAGCGCTGCATGAATCCCTTGATAAGAGAGCTCTTTTACAATAAGCATATCTGTAGACCAAAAATAAATTTCACGATTTTTCTCCATCAGTTTATCGATATTAGTCAACGTAAACAATGTTCCAAAATAAACCTCATCATTCTCCAAAATAATATTGACATCAAGGTTATCATCATATACATCGACAACTTGATAAGGAGAAGTAAACCGAACTTTAAATTTCATAAGCTTCTTACTTTTTATAAACTGTCAACCAAACTCCATCTGTCTTGTCACCTTTTTTACCACTATCTAAAGATATCTAGCGTCCCGAAATTGCACCAGCAGCTTTTTATCCATGCCTAATAGGTCGATATGCGAATAATCAAATACTTTTAAAACGAACTGCAGTTCGCACGGTGAAATATCAATATTCGAAGAATACGAGCAGTCTTCCTTAAAATACTTAAAAAGATCCCTGTACAATTATACTCTTAAGCATTCCTATGGTAAGCTTTTTCTTCTGCCCCACGTCCCTTTTCAAAAACAAGAAGTTAAAAATATCAAAAGACGGCTCTGGATGAAAAAAATCATCCGCTTTGTTACCATTGGTCTCAATATTAAACGTTGTACAAAAGTCTTCGAAAAATTCATAGCCATCCTCTCCAGAAATACCTAAATCACCCTCAATCTCCATATCATCCGACAGAAT
Proteins encoded in this window:
- a CDS encoding DUF1493 family protein; amino-acid sequence: MKRAYGGSERSVALTRNIMDSKWINFLERHLGKHEIAILSDDMEIEGDLGISGEDGYEFFEDFCTTFNIETNGNKADDFFHPEPSFDIFNFLFLKRDVGQKKKLTIGMLKSIIVQGSF
- a CDS encoding RagB/SusD family nutrient uptake outer membrane protein, which produces MKKYSIPILFSLAIAFQSCNDSFLDRLPTTDLNDGLYWNSEDDLKAYANGIYNQAGNNADYMFFLGFTNTAFGSATHAVVPIESQTDNHGSRASEHETFIRRAAGQQTVPSDAGQGGWLWPFLRVCNVMLANYQHVPIAESIKNQYAGEALFFRAWFYLDKVQNYGDVPYVSTPLNTDSPQLFDKRTPRKQVMDSVLRDINLAIEYLPTSWTNGAGRITKYTALALKSRLALYEGTYRKYHGLGDAENYLRESLDASEKLMASNVYKIYNTGKPKSDYRSLFINSELASNPEIIMARNYVKGILTHNMSGYVQTLNAGPTRDFVEDFLCIESDGSAKPIGLSSIYNDATIENVFNNRDARLAQIVLDPREEQAIFRSNVGYPRLLGMGGDISATGYHLIKYFDYDQRQLATNSDTDAPIFRYAEILLNYAEAKAELGSLSQTDLDRSINLLRDRAGMPKLQLNPPMDPKYAGEGISSNLVEIRRERRIELCYEQTRFQDLMRWKKGSYLAKKVLGIRFEDSDRNSPRFAKVSSSVKTVDVGGKKYIDVYAGSDFVNRVFDEDKYYLMPLPINVLSKNPALGQNPKW
- a CDS encoding alpha-L-fucosidase — translated: MSQPAPWFTDSKFGLFLHWGLYSQTAGDWNGHPTKGGEHFMLYERIPVKTYAKIADQFNPTGFDANHWAQMAHDAGMKYLVITAKHHDGFAMYNSAVSDYNIVKSTPWAKDPMKELAAACKKYGLKLCFYYSLGRDWENPDVPTNWPTKAGRSNTWDYPDEDAKDLNKYVENKVKPQLRELLTQYGPIGIIWFDTPELITKKQSQEIKDLIHSIQPDCIINSRIGNGLGDYAVVEQSLVSTARKNWEACITMSENWGYNRHDTKWKSPELLVRNLIEVVSKGGNLLLNVGPKGDGTWPVESQENLRIIGHWMKTNGEAIYGTTVWNRAKQALHTLPSDNKVTEKDKASMKDAVNDATSKEIVSDYRFTQKGKNVYLFVRSPSTATIDVPELAKSSLEIKSLALLGSSSKVKWTQGRDALQLSLPTVKDPEIPIYVYKIETK